Proteins encoded together in one Fimbriiglobus ruber window:
- a CDS encoding metallophosphoesterase: protein MRTLAIGDVHGSSLALDALLAAVRPTQDDLLVFLGDYVDRGPDTRGVLERLIALRKTHRVVCLRGNHELMMSRARRDRSELKMWLAVGGAQALASYGKAPGMSGGVKDIPDEHWDFIEKQCVDWFETDTHIFVHANLAPGLPPSEQSELMLFWEFLTFPINHVSRKMVVCGHSSQKSGVPLDLGNTICIDTYAYGGKWLTCLDVNSLHYWQANFLGRICEDQLPPR from the coding sequence ATGCGCACGCTGGCCATTGGAGACGTTCACGGTTCGAGTCTGGCGCTCGATGCGCTCCTGGCGGCCGTCCGCCCGACCCAGGACGATCTACTCGTCTTCCTCGGCGACTACGTGGACCGCGGGCCGGATACGCGGGGGGTACTCGAACGCCTGATCGCCCTGCGGAAGACGCACCGCGTCGTCTGCCTCCGCGGGAACCACGAACTCATGATGAGCCGCGCCCGGCGCGACCGCAGCGAACTCAAGATGTGGCTTGCCGTCGGCGGCGCTCAGGCGCTGGCCTCATACGGGAAAGCCCCCGGCATGAGCGGCGGAGTCAAAGACATCCCGGACGAACATTGGGACTTTATCGAAAAGCAGTGCGTGGACTGGTTCGAGACGGACACACACATCTTCGTCCACGCCAACCTCGCCCCCGGACTCCCGCCCTCCGAGCAATCGGAACTCATGCTGTTCTGGGAATTCCTGACATTCCCGATCAACCACGTCTCCCGCAAGATGGTCGTCTGCGGCCACTCGTCGCAAAAGTCCGGCGTCCCCCTCGACCTCGGCAACACGATCTGCATTGATACCTATGCCTACGGCGGAAAGTGGCTCACCTGCCTGGACGTGAACTCCCTCCATTACTGGCAGGCGAACTTTCTCGGCCGCATTTGCGAAGACCAATTGCCCCCGCGGTGA
- a CDS encoding tRNA modification GTPase — MTHHPDDTIAALSSAPGPGVRAIVRVTGPNARAVIDHVFRPILPTGGEGLPGKTFRPGTILLSGVPAPLPADLYFWHAPRTYTGQNLAELHTLSSPPLVERLVADLISAGARAAQPGEFTLRAFLAGKKDLPQAEAVLAVIESGTDVDLKKALAQLAGGVTRPLQQLRDDLLNLLADVEAGLDFVDEDIEFVSKGDQLRRVGAGIAHLTNLRRQLDDRTVSGRTIRVAIVGNPNAGKSSLFNALAGAPAALVGPVAGTTRDYLTRTIDLGGVAVELIDTAGWQHATDTIEEQAQRLGREQTGRADVVLWCVPGGESFTTADGTTLAATAAVVVRVATKCDIAPPAPGAIVSSVVSPDGTVAVRAALAETVLALTRPPLAPSQSRCRGHVEAATAALRRAHEHAREDDPQELLALALREALEQIGEMAGAVYTNDLLDRIFSRFCIGK, encoded by the coding sequence ATGACCCACCACCCCGACGACACCATTGCCGCCCTCTCGTCCGCTCCCGGCCCCGGGGTGCGGGCCATCGTGCGCGTTACCGGCCCGAACGCGCGGGCGGTCATTGATCACGTATTTCGCCCGATTCTTCCCACGGGAGGAGAAGGACTACCTGGCAAGACATTTCGACCGGGTACGATCCTTCTGTCCGGCGTCCCCGCGCCACTGCCTGCCGACCTCTACTTCTGGCACGCGCCGCGCACGTACACGGGGCAGAACCTCGCCGAGTTGCACACACTTTCCAGCCCGCCGCTGGTTGAACGGCTCGTCGCCGACCTGATCTCGGCCGGCGCGCGGGCGGCCCAGCCGGGCGAGTTCACGCTCCGCGCGTTTCTCGCGGGGAAGAAGGATCTGCCTCAGGCGGAGGCGGTACTCGCCGTCATCGAATCCGGAACTGACGTGGACCTCAAGAAGGCGCTCGCCCAACTCGCCGGCGGCGTCACCCGGCCACTCCAGCAGTTGCGGGACGACCTGCTCAACCTGCTCGCGGACGTCGAGGCCGGACTCGATTTCGTAGACGAAGACATCGAGTTCGTGAGCAAGGGCGACCAGCTCCGGCGGGTCGGGGCCGGCATCGCGCACCTCACCAACTTGCGACGGCAACTCGACGACCGCACGGTCAGCGGGCGGACGATTCGCGTCGCCATCGTCGGGAACCCGAACGCCGGGAAGAGTAGCCTGTTCAACGCCCTGGCCGGTGCCCCGGCCGCCCTCGTCGGTCCCGTCGCCGGGACGACCCGCGATTACCTCACCCGCACGATCGACCTCGGCGGTGTGGCCGTGGAACTGATCGACACGGCCGGCTGGCAGCACGCGACCGACACGATCGAGGAACAGGCCCAGCGGCTCGGCCGGGAACAGACCGGCCGGGCGGATGTGGTCCTCTGGTGCGTGCCCGGCGGGGAATCGTTCACGACCGCGGACGGGACCACGCTCGCCGCAACCGCGGCCGTCGTGGTCCGCGTCGCCACCAAGTGCGACATCGCCCCGCCCGCTCCCGGTGCGATCGTCAGCAGCGTGGTGTCGCCCGACGGAACGGTGGCCGTGCGGGCCGCGCTGGCGGAAACAGTCCTCGCCCTCACCCGGCCGCCGCTCGCGCCGAGCCAGAGCCGGTGCCGCGGCCACGTCGAAGCCGCGACGGCCGCCCTCCGCCGGGCGCACGAACACGCCCGGGAAGACGACCCGCAGGAGTTGCTCGCCCTGGCCCTGCGCGAAGCGCTCGAACAGATCGGCGAGATGGCCGGCGCGGTCTACACGAACGATCTGCTCGACCGCATTTTCAGCCGGTTTTGCATTGGGAAGTAA
- a CDS encoding putative signal transducing protein has protein sequence MATSDIAAKAEIAKSLLEAEGIRAVISNEYLVGMYWLWSNAFGGIPVQVLEEDVEQATIVLADRFDPGELSEESCEEESTRQTPAAVPEPDEPEIRGEQSPPHEAPDQPDDPDSRERYSWWAFVFSYYAGVFPPFAVYALYLYFNAVMGQGPVSKLGQIGLIAVGVIVLPYAILAALFFRAFLVYGSLKY, from the coding sequence GTGGCGACGTCCGATATCGCCGCGAAAGCGGAGATCGCCAAATCCCTTCTCGAAGCCGAAGGCATCCGCGCTGTCATTTCCAACGAATATCTTGTGGGGATGTATTGGCTTTGGTCGAATGCCTTCGGGGGCATTCCGGTTCAGGTGCTTGAGGAAGACGTGGAGCAGGCAACGATCGTTTTGGCGGACAGATTCGACCCTGGGGAACTGTCCGAGGAGAGCTGCGAAGAGGAGTCGACCCGTCAGACCCCGGCCGCGGTACCCGAGCCGGACGAACCCGAGATACGGGGCGAGCAATCCCCGCCACACGAAGCGCCGGACCAACCGGACGACCCCGACAGTCGCGAACGGTACTCGTGGTGGGCGTTTGTATTTTCTTATTATGCGGGCGTATTTCCACCATTCGCGGTGTACGCATTGTACTTGTATTTTAACGCGGTCATGGGCCAAGGACCCGTTAGCAAACTCGGGCAGATCGGCCTGATTGCCGTCGGCGTCATTGTGCTACCTTACGCGATACTTGCTGCGCTCTTTTTTCGCGCCTTCCTTGTGTATGGTTCTCTCAAATACTGA
- a CDS encoding DUF7133 domain-containing protein — protein MPRWSHPLICAALFAPLATLTVLAVPPDAQKDKKAVPQTDAERAAAAVQVEKGLKVNVWAAEPLFTNPVAFSFDEHGKCYVVETHRLHAGVTDTRGHMYWLDDDLACRSVADRLAMYTKHKYGGFEKSGETVRVVWDYAGTGKADKSELFAGPFNKPADGIAAGVLARQGSVYLACIPDLYRLKDTKGTNKADVVESLATGFGVHVQFLGHDLHGLRMGPDGKLYMSIGDRGLNITTKEGRKLFNPDSGCVLRCDPDGANLEIVHRGLRNPQELAFDDYGNLFTYDNNSDSGDRARWVQIVEGGDSGWRCGYQYGTLMHHAGVPQGNRGPWNTEKIWHVPGPDGGPPAYVVPALANFGNGPSGITYYPGVGLSDRYKGHFFACDFTAGAGGSVIWSLAVKPKGASFEVTDLHPFVKNMVPTDCEFGPDGAFYWSDWVGGWDKPNKGRIFRLTDPEAMKNPAVAEAQKLIAEGMEKKTVEELVSLLGHAHREVRQEAQFELTKRGSVPALVKVAKESKNRLARLHAIRGLILVKLSGVPAIHDVLSLANDPDIEVRAQLAKALQNGNYLAQITKNTNLDANNQDFVSALEKLLADPEPRVQFHAALAYGLHREVPYIRVVLPVSEQWFFSPLFGLLKSNNDKDVYLRHAVATALTTAVHSGDELINAWKVSKDQFNTPAVRLGIVLALRKLQSPRLADFLSDVDAKVVAEAARAIYDQELVNAMPPLAELADKSGQSDAVAYRALAANFKLGKPENAVRIANFAARTNEPDYLRETALKLLGDWAKPPRRDPITGLTQSLPERPTAVAADAAKPVLQKLFVGSDLVRKEAVQVTAKLGIKDVGPLMAALVKDEAQPTGVRVEALYALEVLKAKELADAAKVALAAAEPKLRGAARTVGAKTDPTAAAKSLPALLDDEKATAVEKQMALAAMGGLKESKEVDESLAKWLDQLAAGAVSPALALDVTDAARVRTSTKNLKLHAPLKEKLKALDQTTATAAKKDPLAPHWVALAGGDAEKGRHIFLNNAAVYCQRCHKLDGQGGEVGPVLNGIGAKQTTEYLLESVVNPNAKIAEGYQSVILNLVDGKIVSGVLRSKDAKGYTIVTADNKVLTIPKDDVDSEKPDKSAMPDDLHKKLSERELRDVVAFLASLKDQPKK, from the coding sequence ATGCCCCGCTGGTCGCACCCGCTGATTTGTGCGGCGCTGTTCGCGCCGCTCGCCACGTTGACCGTCCTCGCCGTTCCGCCGGACGCCCAGAAGGACAAGAAAGCCGTGCCCCAGACCGACGCCGAGCGCGCGGCCGCGGCGGTGCAGGTCGAGAAGGGGCTGAAAGTCAACGTGTGGGCGGCCGAGCCGCTGTTCACCAACCCGGTCGCGTTCTCGTTCGACGAACACGGGAAGTGTTACGTGGTCGAGACGCACCGGCTGCACGCCGGTGTGACCGACACCCGCGGGCACATGTACTGGCTCGACGACGACCTCGCCTGCCGGAGCGTCGCCGACCGACTCGCCATGTACACGAAGCACAAGTACGGCGGGTTCGAGAAGTCCGGGGAAACCGTCCGCGTCGTGTGGGACTACGCGGGGACGGGAAAGGCCGACAAGAGCGAACTGTTCGCCGGCCCGTTCAACAAGCCGGCCGACGGCATCGCGGCCGGCGTCCTCGCACGGCAGGGGAGCGTCTACCTCGCTTGCATCCCCGACCTGTACCGGCTGAAGGACACCAAAGGCACGAACAAGGCGGACGTGGTCGAATCGCTCGCCACCGGCTTCGGCGTCCACGTCCAGTTCCTCGGCCACGACCTGCACGGCCTGCGCATGGGACCGGACGGCAAGCTGTATATGTCCATCGGCGACCGCGGCCTGAACATCACGACGAAAGAAGGCAGAAAGCTGTTCAACCCGGACTCCGGCTGCGTTCTCCGATGCGACCCCGACGGCGCGAACCTGGAGATCGTTCACCGGGGTCTGCGCAACCCACAGGAACTCGCGTTCGACGACTACGGCAACCTGTTCACTTACGACAACAACTCGGATAGTGGCGACCGGGCCCGGTGGGTGCAAATCGTCGAGGGTGGCGACAGCGGCTGGCGGTGCGGGTATCAGTACGGCACGCTGATGCACCACGCGGGCGTCCCGCAGGGGAACCGCGGCCCGTGGAACACCGAGAAAATCTGGCACGTCCCCGGCCCCGATGGCGGTCCGCCCGCTTACGTCGTCCCCGCGCTCGCGAACTTCGGTAACGGCCCGTCCGGCATCACGTACTACCCCGGCGTCGGACTGAGCGACCGCTACAAGGGGCACTTCTTTGCCTGCGACTTCACCGCCGGCGCCGGCGGGAGCGTGATCTGGTCGCTGGCCGTGAAGCCCAAGGGGGCGTCGTTCGAGGTGACCGACTTGCACCCGTTCGTCAAGAACATGGTCCCGACGGACTGCGAGTTCGGCCCGGACGGGGCGTTCTACTGGTCGGACTGGGTCGGCGGCTGGGACAAGCCGAACAAGGGCCGCATCTTCCGCCTGACCGACCCCGAAGCGATGAAGAACCCCGCCGTCGCCGAGGCGCAGAAGCTGATTGCCGAGGGGATGGAGAAGAAAACGGTCGAAGAACTAGTGTCGCTGCTCGGACACGCGCACCGGGAGGTCCGGCAGGAGGCGCAATTCGAATTAACGAAGCGCGGTTCCGTTCCAGCACTTGTCAAGGTTGCCAAGGAGTCCAAGAATCGCCTCGCTCGGTTGCATGCGATCCGAGGTTTGATACTCGTCAAGCTGTCCGGCGTACCGGCAATTCATGATGTTCTCTCACTCGCGAACGACCCGGACATCGAAGTTCGAGCCCAGCTTGCCAAAGCATTGCAGAATGGTAACTATCTTGCGCAAATAACAAAAAACACAAATCTCGACGCAAATAATCAGGATTTTGTTTCCGCGTTGGAGAAACTGTTAGCCGACCCGGAGCCTCGCGTTCAATTCCACGCCGCTCTCGCTTACGGGCTACATCGAGAAGTCCCTTACATTAGAGTTGTGTTACCTGTGTCTGAGCAGTGGTTTTTCTCTCCCTTGTTCGGTCTCCTGAAATCGAACAACGACAAGGACGTGTACCTTCGCCATGCTGTGGCCACGGCTCTCACGACGGCAGTCCACAGCGGCGACGAATTGATAAACGCCTGGAAGGTCTCCAAAGATCAGTTCAACACGCCCGCTGTTCGCCTCGGTATCGTCCTCGCGCTACGCAAACTTCAGTCGCCAAGACTCGCCGATTTCCTCAGCGATGTCGACGCGAAGGTCGTTGCGGAAGCCGCACGGGCGATCTACGACCAGGAACTGGTCAACGCGATGCCGCCCCTCGCCGAACTCGCCGACAAGTCCGGCCAATCGGACGCGGTCGCGTATCGCGCACTGGCGGCGAACTTCAAGCTTGGCAAACCCGAAAACGCGGTCCGGATTGCCAACTTCGCCGCCCGGACGAACGAACCCGACTACCTCCGCGAGACCGCTCTCAAGCTCCTTGGCGATTGGGCCAAGCCGCCCCGCCGCGACCCGATCACCGGGCTGACGCAGAGCCTGCCCGAGCGGCCGACCGCGGTCGCGGCCGACGCGGCCAAGCCCGTCCTGCAAAAGCTGTTCGTCGGATCGGATCTGGTTCGCAAAGAGGCGGTCCAGGTGACGGCCAAGCTCGGCATCAAGGACGTCGGCCCGCTCATGGCCGCCCTGGTGAAGGACGAAGCCCAGCCGACGGGTGTCCGCGTCGAGGCGCTGTACGCGCTGGAGGTGCTGAAGGCCAAGGAGTTGGCTGACGCGGCCAAAGTCGCACTCGCGGCGGCCGAGCCGAAGTTGCGCGGGGCAGCGCGGACGGTGGGGGCAAAGACCGACCCGACCGCCGCGGCGAAGAGTCTGCCCGCCCTGCTGGACGACGAGAAAGCGACCGCTGTCGAAAAGCAGATGGCGCTGGCCGCGATGGGCGGACTCAAAGAATCGAAGGAGGTCGACGAGAGCCTGGCCAAGTGGCTCGACCAACTCGCCGCCGGGGCCGTCTCGCCCGCCCTTGCGCTCGACGTGACGGACGCCGCCCGCGTGCGAACCAGTACGAAGAATCTGAAACTGCACGCCCCGCTCAAGGAGAAGCTGAAGGCGCTCGACCAAACGACGGCGACCGCCGCCAAGAAAGACCCGCTCGCCCCGCACTGGGTCGCGCTGGCCGGCGGAGACGCCGAGAAGGGTCGCCACATCTTCCTCAACAACGCGGCCGTCTACTGTCAGCGGTGTCACAAGTTGGACGGCCAGGGCGGCGAGGTCGGCCCGGTACTGAACGGCATCGGGGCGAAGCAGACGACCGAATACCTGCTCGAATCGGTGGTCAACCCGAACGCGAAGATTGCCGAGGGGTACCAGAGCGTGATCCTGAACCTGGTGGACGGCAAAATCGTGTCCGGCGTCCTCCGCTCGAAGGACGCCAAAGGGTACACGATCGTCACCGCGGACAACAAGGTGTTGACCATCCCCAAGGACGACGTCGATTCCGAGAAGCCGGACAAGTCAGCCATGCCGGACGACTTGCACAAGAAGCTGTCCGAGCGAGAATTGCGCGACGTGGTCGCGTTCCTCGCGAGCTTGAAGGACCAGCCGAAGAAATAG
- a CDS encoding DUF481 domain-containing protein, with protein MPRWVFGLGVVIAILVVGQATGQTGNFNPAGGGTYFGAPQGQAFNADSMFKPPPAAPPAPATPTTPAPATPAAIGAGADGGLLPAPPPPPPPKIWTGSADLGLNGTDGNSNTLNMRTNWNVQRKVTDNVFVSDLVYTYSRQNGSVTASQALYNVRDEVLFLHTPWTVFTSGLIEYDELRAYRFRIGAYAGVGYVVVDDADITLRLRTGFGVEREIGSGVGVVDQWVPEMLFGYDFRYKFNDRSSFLSIVDFYPQINDWAVYRVRARAAYEYILDPKRCIIMRLGVQDRYDSNPGPAERNDVAYFATLGMKF; from the coding sequence ATGCCGCGGTGGGTATTCGGGCTGGGAGTGGTGATCGCGATCCTGGTAGTCGGCCAGGCCACGGGACAAACAGGTAATTTCAACCCCGCGGGCGGGGGAACCTATTTTGGCGCCCCGCAAGGCCAGGCTTTCAACGCCGACTCGATGTTCAAGCCCCCACCCGCCGCCCCACCGGCACCGGCTACGCCTACGACCCCGGCGCCAGCCACACCTGCCGCGATCGGCGCTGGTGCGGACGGCGGTCTGCTGCCGGCACCTCCGCCCCCTCCGCCGCCGAAAATCTGGACCGGCAGCGCGGACCTCGGTTTGAACGGCACGGACGGGAACTCGAACACGCTCAACATGCGGACCAACTGGAACGTTCAGCGAAAGGTGACCGACAACGTCTTCGTGTCGGACCTGGTCTACACGTACTCGCGGCAAAACGGCTCCGTGACCGCTTCGCAGGCGTTGTACAACGTCCGAGATGAAGTGCTGTTCCTCCATACGCCGTGGACCGTTTTCACATCGGGGCTGATCGAGTACGACGAACTCCGCGCGTACCGCTTCCGCATCGGGGCGTACGCCGGTGTCGGGTACGTCGTCGTCGACGACGCGGACATCACACTCCGGCTCCGGACCGGGTTCGGGGTCGAGCGGGAAATCGGGAGTGGCGTCGGCGTCGTGGACCAGTGGGTGCCGGAAATGCTCTTCGGGTACGACTTCCGGTACAAGTTCAACGACCGGAGTTCGTTCCTATCGATCGTCGATTTTTACCCGCAGATCAACGACTGGGCCGTGTACCGCGTCCGCGCCCGGGCGGCCTACGAATACATCCTCGACCCGAAACGGTGCATCATCATGCGCCTCGGCGTACAGGACCGGTACGACAGCAACCCCGGCCCGGCCGAGCGGAACGACGTGGCCTACTTCGCCACGCTGGGGATGAAGTTTTAA
- a CDS encoding TIGR03067 domain-containing protein has protein sequence MRRLAVLALAFGFVVTAQANNKIADPLAGKWVVESVTRDGQADDALKGAVRVHEGDKYTLTPVAGSKTPAGGGTFTSDATKTPITIDMKPGAGRYKDKTLLGIAKVEGDTLTIAFAEPGKDRPTSFESKPGSGVVVAVHKKAN, from the coding sequence ATGCGTCGATTGGCAGTGCTAGCGCTGGCGTTCGGGTTCGTCGTGACGGCCCAGGCCAACAACAAGATCGCCGACCCGCTGGCCGGCAAGTGGGTGGTCGAGTCCGTCACCCGCGACGGGCAGGCGGATGACGCGCTCAAGGGCGCGGTCCGCGTCCACGAGGGCGACAAGTACACCCTCACCCCGGTTGCCGGCAGCAAGACGCCCGCCGGCGGCGGGACGTTCACATCGGACGCGACCAAGACCCCGATCACGATCGACATGAAGCCCGGCGCCGGCCGCTACAAGGACAAGACCCTGCTCGGCATCGCGAAGGTCGAAGGGGACACCCTGACCATCGCGTTCGCCGAACCAGGGAAAGACCGGCCGACGTCGTTCGAGAGCAAGCCCGGCTCGGGCGTGGTCGTCGCTGTTCACAAGAAGGCGAACTAA
- a CDS encoding Uma2 family endonuclease encodes MSVLILDPMLAREFREHHVATDVCRFDEMWEGMLVVPPAPNNEHFRIVSILNTATSSVIDWDAGDQSVPGGNLSDRAADWQHNYRVPDLLVYLAGNPAVDHGTHWEGGPDFLVEIISPGEKPYDKFDFYANVNAREILIVHRDPWALELFQLSGGKYVSAGRSDLSTPGVLKSTVLPLAFRLVAGKTRPKIEVTHPPTGRRWEA; translated from the coding sequence ATGTCTGTGCTGATCCTCGACCCAATGCTGGCCCGGGAGTTCCGCGAACATCACGTCGCGACCGATGTTTGTCGGTTCGACGAGATGTGGGAGGGAATGCTGGTCGTGCCGCCTGCCCCAAACAACGAGCATTTCAGAATCGTCTCGATCCTGAACACCGCGACCTCATCGGTCATCGATTGGGATGCCGGAGATCAAAGTGTGCCCGGTGGGAATCTTTCCGACCGGGCGGCCGACTGGCAGCACAATTACCGGGTGCCGGACCTATTGGTTTACCTGGCCGGGAATCCGGCGGTCGACCACGGAACGCACTGGGAAGGTGGTCCCGACTTCCTCGTCGAGATCATCAGCCCGGGTGAAAAGCCGTACGACAAGTTCGATTTTTACGCAAACGTCAACGCCCGCGAGATTCTGATCGTTCACCGCGACCCGTGGGCGCTGGAATTGTTCCAGTTGTCAGGCGGCAAGTACGTCAGCGCCGGCCGCTCGGATCTGTCCACCCCCGGTGTGCTGAAGAGTACGGTGCTGCCCCTGGCGTTCAGGCTCGTGGCGGGCAAGACGAGGCCGAAAATCGAAGTGACGCACCCGCCGACCGGCCGCCGCTGGGAGGCGTGA
- a CDS encoding N,N-dimethylformamidase beta subunit family domain-containing protein: protein MSDLDRRQALGAIAAGVAVTATGHPLHASATPRAPDLIKAENDKSGTTDWQLTYTKFDTKARYRQSLIEGYCDNMSVSAGDTLRLFVSTARPTPVGIEIYRLGYYQGTGGRHVATLGPVDVKPQPTPPVGSMRIRECAWEPTTTLEIPKDWVSGVYVGKLTAEKHRYQSYVIFVVKDDRPADFLFQCSTNTWQAYNKWPENHSLYDNDRPDKKPLVSGVRVSFDRPFAKYPQVVDNPLSLGSGEFILFEFPLAFWAEQHGYDVTYCTNEDVAVGGVPFVARAKAFLSVGHDEYWARAQYDTCIGAVKAGVNFGFFSGNSVCFVTKYLPTADGRANRVIERVGRYGGLKPEEGKWMADLPEPGPDEALLIGARSVIPFNGSGDWVVTKPDHWIFQGTGMKKGDRIAGLVGWEHHGDPAAIPGLEVVAAGKTWNGGEEESHYEATIYPGPKGNTVFNASTIFWAQGLSNPPGHWVPYVHNGKSNGPDARVQRITRNLFEKWRGA, encoded by the coding sequence ATGTCCGACCTGGACCGTCGTCAGGCACTGGGTGCGATTGCAGCGGGCGTTGCCGTCACCGCGACCGGCCACCCGCTCCACGCTTCCGCGACACCACGCGCGCCGGACCTCATCAAAGCCGAGAACGACAAGTCGGGCACGACCGACTGGCAACTCACGTACACCAAGTTCGACACCAAGGCCCGTTACCGCCAGTCGCTGATCGAGGGGTATTGCGACAACATGAGCGTGTCGGCCGGCGACACGTTGCGGCTGTTCGTCAGCACCGCCCGGCCGACCCCAGTCGGCATCGAGATCTACCGGCTGGGATACTACCAGGGCACCGGCGGGCGTCATGTCGCAACCCTGGGTCCGGTTGATGTCAAGCCACAGCCGACGCCCCCGGTCGGCTCGATGCGCATCCGCGAGTGTGCGTGGGAGCCGACGACCACGCTGGAGATTCCGAAAGATTGGGTCAGCGGCGTCTACGTAGGGAAACTGACCGCGGAGAAGCACCGGTATCAGAGCTACGTCATCTTCGTTGTGAAAGACGACCGCCCGGCCGACTTCTTGTTTCAGTGTAGCACGAACACCTGGCAGGCGTACAACAAGTGGCCCGAGAACCATTCGCTGTACGACAACGACCGGCCGGACAAGAAGCCGCTCGTTTCGGGCGTCCGCGTCAGCTTCGACCGCCCGTTCGCCAAGTACCCGCAGGTCGTGGACAACCCGCTGTCGCTCGGATCGGGCGAGTTCATCCTGTTCGAATTCCCACTCGCTTTCTGGGCAGAGCAACATGGATACGACGTGACCTACTGCACGAACGAAGACGTGGCCGTCGGCGGCGTCCCGTTCGTCGCTCGGGCGAAGGCGTTTCTCTCGGTCGGGCACGACGAGTATTGGGCGCGGGCGCAGTACGACACCTGTATTGGGGCGGTCAAGGCCGGTGTCAACTTCGGCTTCTTCTCGGGCAACTCCGTCTGCTTCGTTACCAAATACCTGCCCACGGCAGACGGTCGCGCGAACCGGGTGATCGAGCGGGTCGGGCGATACGGCGGGTTGAAGCCGGAAGAAGGCAAGTGGATGGCCGACCTGCCCGAACCCGGGCCGGACGAGGCGCTGTTGATCGGGGCCCGCTCGGTCATCCCGTTCAACGGGTCCGGCGACTGGGTGGTCACGAAGCCCGATCACTGGATTTTCCAGGGCACCGGTATGAAGAAAGGCGACCGCATCGCCGGCCTGGTCGGCTGGGAACACCACGGCGACCCGGCCGCCATTCCCGGGTTGGAAGTCGTCGCCGCGGGCAAGACGTGGAACGGTGGCGAGGAAGAGTCCCACTACGAGGCGACCATTTACCCCGGCCCGAAAGGCAACACCGTCTTCAACGCGTCCACCATCTTCTGGGCTCAGGGACTGAGCAACCCGCCCGGGCACTGGGTGCCCTACGTTCACAACGGCAAGTCCAACGGGCCGGACGCGCGGGTGCAGCGGATCACCCGAAATCTGTTCGAGAAGTGGCGCGGGGCATAA
- a CDS encoding Uma2 family endonuclease, with protein MTETWVGRTTGPDLVVYLNENPAVNHGTHWEGGPDFLVEILSPGERPHDKFDFYAAVHSREILLVHRDPWALELFQLRDGRFTPAGRSDATAPAVLASGVLPLTFRLMAGEPRAKIEVTHPPTGRRWEA; from the coding sequence CTGACCGAGACCTGGGTTGGGCGCACAACTGGACCAGACCTGGTCGTCTATTTGAACGAGAACCCGGCGGTCAACCACGGAACCCACTGGGAAGGCGGCCCCGACTTCCTGGTGGAGATCCTCAGCCCTGGCGAGCGGCCGCACGACAAATTCGATTTCTACGCGGCCGTCCACTCGCGCGAAATCTTGCTCGTCCACCGTGACCCGTGGGCGCTCGAATTGTTCCAGTTACGCGACGGCCGTTTCACGCCGGCCGGCCGTTCCGACGCGACCGCACCGGCCGTACTCGCGAGTGGCGTCCTGCCTCTGACGTTTCGCCTGATGGCCGGCGAACCGCGGGCAAAAATCGAAGTGACCCACCCGCCGACCGGCCGCCGCTGGGAGGCGTAA